The DNA sequence CGAGGGAGATGACGCCAGAGCGGGATCTCTGGCAAGGGGTCGAACTTCGCCTCGATGCGCCCAAGGATAGCCCCCGCAGCTACTGGCGTCCCATGGCAATCGCCAGCACCCTGTTGCTGGCGCTGCTGGTCGGCAAGTTGAGCCTTGGGCCAACAATGCCTGATGCCGAGAACGAGGCCCTCATTCAGACTCTGGCCGCCATTCAGGCCCAGCATAAGGCAAGCGTCGACGCACTAAGCCTGACCAAGCGAGTCGATTGGCGCAGCAGCCCATACAGCCAGCCGGTCGAGCAAGGGATAGAACAGCTAAGAGCCGCCGCCAAGGAGATCTATGAGGCGCTAAAGCTCAACCCGACTGACAAACAGCTGTGGCAGCTTTGGCTATGGACCCAGCAACGCGAGATTGAATTAATCAAACAGGGGCAAAAACTCCCTGTCGATCGAGATACCACAGGAGAGATGATATGAAAATACAACTAAAAACTACCGCCCTGGCATTGCCTTTTATCTTATTAAGCCAATCTGTGCTGGCGGCGCAGAGCGTGGATAAACGCATCGAAGTCGAAGGAGATCTGCGTCTGAACCTGGAGGTGCAGCGCGGCGAAGTCGAGATCCTCTCCTGGGATCAGGACGCCATCTCCATCACGGGCACCTTAGATGAGCTGAGCGAAGGCCTCACGGTAGAGCAAAAGTCCGGCACCATCTCTATCGAAGATAAACTGCCCCGCCACTACTCGGGTAGCAACAAGGAGGGCTCACGCCTGACCATCAAGGTGCCAGCAAAGCTCAAGCTCAACGGCGAAGGGGTATCGGCCAACTACAGAGTGAGTAAGCTCGCCGGTGACATCAATGTGCAGACCGTCAGCGGTAACATTAAGGCCGAAAATCTCACCGAGCAGGTGGCCATCAATACCGTCTCGGGCAACATTGTCAGCCAGGGGCTTGAAGGCAAGCTCAAGCTGGAGACAGTATCCGGCAACATCAAAGATAAACAGAGCCTCGGTAAGGTCAGCTACACCCTGGTCAGCGGTAAGCTCGAGGCCGACAGCGGCGCCGACCAGGTCTCTATCGAGCTGGTATCGGGAGATGCCAAGGTGACTTTAGATAAAGTGGACCGACTCAAGGCCCAGAGCGTCAGCGGCGATCTGAACCTGTCGGTTTCCGCCCTGGCCACCAAGGCCAGCCTAGACAGTGTCAGCGGCGATATCAGCTTCAGCCTACCGGCGAATCTGGATGCGACCTTAGCCATCGACGGCGGCCCAAGTGGTGACATCGACAATCGCCTGAGCCAGGATAAGCCGAAACGACCTAAGTATGGTCCTGGCAGCTCGCTGCAGTTCCAGATGGGCAAAGGCAGCGCCGATATTTTGATCAACACCATCAGCGGCGATATCAATCTCAAGCAGCGCTAGGGCTAAGATTGACAACCCGAATCTTCGCATCAAAAAAGGGCCTGATATCAGGCCCTTTTGTTATTTCTCTTATCAAGTAGCTAAAAACCAACCGCCTTGGCGGAAGAGTGGGTCAGTAAGGAGTCGACAAACTGCTCGGCGCTGTGGCTCAAGCGACGATTCTTCATCGATACCACACTAAAGCTCGCCTTGATATTCGGTACCCCCACCACATCCAGAGCCACCAGTTCTCCCGATGCCAGCTCCTCGCGCACCGAAATATCAGGGGTAATCACCACCATGTCACACTCTTTTATGGCCGACTTGATCGGCTGAAACTGGGCATACTTCACCAAGCCCACGAAGTCATGTCTGTCTTCCTCAAACAGATCCTCAAATCTTTGCCTCAACAGCTGAGGCATGGCACTGGGCATGCCCACAGGGTAATCGCGCAGACTAGGTAAGTAGACGGTTTTCAGACGAGTCAGTGGATGATGGGGGCGGCAGCAGAAAATGGCCTGGGACTGAGGCAGGCACTGCGTGATTACATTGTCTCGCTGATCCAGTAAGGTGGCATTAGTCTCGGCGATGAACATGTCGAGTTCCCCCTTAAGCAACAGCTTGTAGAGTCGGCTCCAACTCTCGACCTTTAACTCCAGAGAGATATCCGGGTTATCGCGGATAAACCTGCCTACCGCAGGGCCAATAATACTGTTGGACGGAATGGGGCTGGCGCCGATGACCAGCTTGGCCTTTTCCAGCCCCTGTTTGGTTTTGATCTCAGATTCCAAGTATTCGAGTTGGCTGACGATCAACTCCCCCTGAGCCAATACCAAGCGGCCATATTCGGTCAGGGCAAAATGCTTCTCATCTCTGGCCAGCAGGCTGGCCCCCAGACGCTCCTCCATCTTCTGAATACTGCGAGATAATGAAGGCTGAGCTAGGTGCAGCTCATTGGCTGCCTTGCTAAAACTCTTCAACCTTGCCAGAACAATGAAGTGCCTTAAGTGTCGTAATTCCATCTATCTCACTCTTATAGTTATTTTTATGATTGCCACAGATATGAACTTGGCCTAGTGCCGCATTGAATACAGCCTAGGCTTAATTTCTATCACTATCGCGAGACAAGAGAAATAGGGGGGGCACCTACCAAGCGCAAGACTCGGGCCTTAGGGGATACAGAAGAAAAAGATCAGCCTCCGGACAAAATTCAACCAAGACTATTTAAAACAAAAACTTAACATAATTAATGGTTAAGTATTCGCTAATCAAATAGACAAATTGGTCGCATGCAACACAAAATTAACAATTTGTATCAGTTTGCTACCAAATGATACATACGGCAGCCTGTTATGCGAGTCGCAAACTTTCCACAAAAGTTTCTCCTCACAAACAGTTAAAACAACAAAACCCATTCATTGCAATACAAAACACTGTTCATTGAAAAATTAACAGCCTAAAAAACCAATCAACTCTCATCTCACCCTGGCGATTTAAGCTTTCTCTTTTCCTCCCCACATACCTGTTATGCATACCCCTATAGCTTTTACGCATTGGCCTGCACATCAGTAACTCAATAAAAATCGAATGGTGTACGAGTGCCTTACTTTTGCAACCAAGCCCAAGCTTTGACAATAAAAAGAAAAGGGAACAACCAATGAAATTGAAAAAAATAAGTCTCATGACGATAGCGGCCATCTATGCCGCCGGCGTTGGCGGCGCCGCCGCGTCGAGTAATGCTGATACGCATAACATGCGCAGCATAGAGATCACCGACGCCATCCTGAAATACAATGAGGACCTGCGCGCCGGTAAACAGCGCAACGGTATCCAGAGTAGTGAATCGCTGCAACAACGTGGCAGCAACGGCAAGAACGTACACCGCGCAATTGCCACTCAGCAAAACAGCAAGGTGCCGTTCAAATTTGAGGCCGGCCTAACAGGCGAGCAGACCTATATCGTCGAGCTCAGCGACAAGCCGGTTTCACTCTATCGCGGCGACCTGCCTAACCTGGCGGCCACCTCACCTAAGATGAGCACTGTCCCCGTGATGCTCAATGCACGAGGCCACAACAAGGTCGATATGAGTAGTCGTGCGGTGAAGCAATACACCAACTACCTCGCCGACAAACAGACTCAGGTACTGTCTCAGATCAGTGCCACAGTAGGTGGTAATGTCGAGGTGAAGCAACGATATAGCCTGGCCTTTAACGGCATGGCAATGCGCATGACCCAAGATCAAGCCGCTCGTGTGGCTGCACTGCCAGGCATTCGCAATGTCAGCCTGGAAAAAATGTATGAGTTGCACACAGACGTGGGACCTAAACATATCGGCGCCGATGGCATGTGGATGGGCACGGCAGCAGACGATAAGTATAAGGGCGAAGGCATAGTGGTCGGCGTACTGGATACGGGGATCAACACAGATCATCCATCGTTCGCCGCCGTCGCCGGTGATGGCTACGTGCACCAGATGCCTGCACGTTACAGTCACTATCTAGGTGACTGTGAAAAGGCCGAATTTGCCAGCATGTGTAACGATAAGCTAATCGGGGTACGCTCGTACGAGGCGATCACAGATAGCTATCTCGATCCTATCTTCCAGCCAGATATCCCAAGTTGGCAGGTCGAGGATCCTAAGCGTCCTCAAAACGGTGAAGACTACAACGGCCATGGCTCACACACCTCCTCGACCGCAGCGGGTAACGAGCTTTCAGATGTCGACTATGTGGTAGCTTCACTTGGCGAAACCGGCGACGGTATTCCTACTGGACTCAAATTCAGCAAGATCTCAGGCGTCGCGCCTCGTGCCAACGTCATCATGTATCAGGTCTGTTATCCGGGTGATGGCAGCTTTGGCGACAGCTATGCTGGTTGTAAGGGCTCTGCCTTGCTTGCAGCTATCGATGATGCCATCGCCGATGGCGTGGATGTGATCAACTACTCTATCGGGACTACCTTCGGCACATTCCCGTGGGACGATCCTATGGAGCTGGGCTTCCTGGCCGCCCGTGAAGCAGGCATCTCAGTGTCGGCCTCTGCGGGTAACTCCTACATGCCACAGTATGCCTCTCAGGCACGCGGCGCCATCGATCACTTCTCGCCTTGGCTCACCTCGGTAGCGGCCACCACGCATGGCCGTGTTATTGCCGTCGAGGGTAAGATGCTGACCAATGCCACGGGCGGCGATCAGCCACTTAGCAACCTGGAAGGCTCGGGGATCACCGAAGCTTACACAGGCCCAGTTGTCGAGGCCAAGGCCTATGGCAGCGAGTATGAGATGTGTAACGAGCCCTTCCCAGCCGGTTTCTTTGATGCCGACCCAGAAGGCAATCCCTATGCCACCGCACCAATCGTCGTCTGTAAGCGCGGCGATATCGCCCGTGTAAGCAAGGCAGTAAATGTTCAGGCCGGTGGCGCTGGCGGCTTTATCCTGTGGAACCCAGGATATTCAGATCCGACCCATAACGACCCTTACGTCATCCCTGGCATCAACATCGACTATGGCAGCTACTATGGCAACAGCGATAACGGTTATTACGGCCTGCAAAGCTGGCTCGCCGCAGGTAGCGGTCACACCCTGACCATCACCGCATCTGAGGTCAGCACTAAAGAAGGTACCGCCGACTATGTTGCCGACTTCTCGTCTCGCGGCCCCAACCTGGAAGCGCCAGATGTAATGTCACCTAACCTTGCCGCTCCAGGTGTGAATATTTACGCCGCTTGGGCCGATGAGATGCCATTCACCACCCAAGGCATGCCTGCCGACTACGCTGCCATCAGCGGTACCTCTATGGCAGCCCCACACGTTGCCGGTGCCATGGCGCTGCTGACTCAGGCGCATCCTGACTGGACACCTGCGCAGATCCAATCGGCGCTGATGACCACTGCATCACTGGAAGGCGTCACACGCGCTCGTGACGGTAATCCTTACGACCCAGTCGCGGCGGGCTTCAGCGACGCGGGTAGCGGGGTGATCAACGTATCACGCGCCAACAACGCTCCACTGCTTCTGGATGAAAGCGTCGACAACTATCGCGCCGCCAACCCTAAGAATGGTGGCAACATTCACACCCTGAACCTGCCTTACTTCTATCACGATAGCTGTGCTGGCACCTGTACCTGGATGCGTACGGTAACCGCAACCCAAGACGGTACCTGGACGGTTGAGGCAACGCCTAACGAGATGGAAGGCGCACAGATGCTGGAACTTGAGGTATCGCCTAAGACCTTTACCCTCAAGGCCGGAGAGTCTCAGGCAATCAGCCTCAAGGCTAAGATCCTCGAAGTCGAAGCCATTGGCGCCGACTCTTCGCAGATCCAGCTGACAGGTAGCGTTAAGCTGACGCCGAGCGACAGCAGCAAGCCGATGCAGCATCTGCCGGTTGGGGTCCGCTATAAGGGCGACACCTTGCCTAACGAGGTCTCTGGCATCATACATCGCCAACAGGGCCACAACCTGACACCAGAGCTCCATACCAAAGAGGTACAATCGCTAAACTCACGTGTCTATGGCCTCACCAAAGGTGAGCGTCACGACGCCGAGCTTAAGCGCGCCGACGTCAGACTCTACTCAGACGGCTACACACGCCAAGAGATTGAGGATGGCGGCGCCAAGGTTATCTTCTTCGATGTGCCCGAAGGCACCAAGCGCGTCGTGTGGGAAGTCCTTTCGGCACCGAAACACGCCTATACCTCGATAGACTTAGGTATGGATGTAAACGGTGACGAGGATATCCAATGGTTAGACGAAGCCATCTGTTTCTCACAGACAGACAATGGTGACTTCTGCGCCATCAATAACCCTATGCCGGGTCGCTATTGGGCCATCGCCGCCAACTGGAAATGGGAGTATGAGGACGAGAAGAACCTAGCCGATCCATTCGAGCTAAGCCTTGCCGTGGTAGGCGACGCTGATACTGGCAACCTGACCGTCGAAGGGCCTGCTACCAATGACGGCATGACTCCATATCAACTGAAGCTCAACTACAATCTGCCTGGCGCAGAGGAAG is a window from the Shewanella loihica PV-4 genome containing:
- a CDS encoding DUF4097 family beta strand repeat-containing protein translates to MKIQLKTTALALPFILLSQSVLAAQSVDKRIEVEGDLRLNLEVQRGEVEILSWDQDAISITGTLDELSEGLTVEQKSGTISIEDKLPRHYSGSNKEGSRLTIKVPAKLKLNGEGVSANYRVSKLAGDINVQTVSGNIKAENLTEQVAINTVSGNIVSQGLEGKLKLETVSGNIKDKQSLGKVSYTLVSGKLEADSGADQVSIELVSGDAKVTLDKVDRLKAQSVSGDLNLSVSALATKASLDSVSGDISFSLPANLDATLAIDGGPSGDIDNRLSQDKPKRPKYGPGSSLQFQMGKGSADILINTISGDINLKQR
- a CDS encoding LysR family transcriptional regulator: MELRHLRHFIVLARLKSFSKAANELHLAQPSLSRSIQKMEERLGASLLARDEKHFALTEYGRLVLAQGELIVSQLEYLESEIKTKQGLEKAKLVIGASPIPSNSIIGPAVGRFIRDNPDISLELKVESWSRLYKLLLKGELDMFIAETNATLLDQRDNVITQCLPQSQAIFCCRPHHPLTRLKTVYLPSLRDYPVGMPSAMPQLLRQRFEDLFEEDRHDFVGLVKYAQFQPIKSAIKECDMVVITPDISVREELASGELVALDVVGVPNIKASFSVVSMKNRRLSHSAEQFVDSLLTHSSAKAVGF
- a CDS encoding S8 family serine peptidase gives rise to the protein MKLKKISLMTIAAIYAAGVGGAAASSNADTHNMRSIEITDAILKYNEDLRAGKQRNGIQSSESLQQRGSNGKNVHRAIATQQNSKVPFKFEAGLTGEQTYIVELSDKPVSLYRGDLPNLAATSPKMSTVPVMLNARGHNKVDMSSRAVKQYTNYLADKQTQVLSQISATVGGNVEVKQRYSLAFNGMAMRMTQDQAARVAALPGIRNVSLEKMYELHTDVGPKHIGADGMWMGTAADDKYKGEGIVVGVLDTGINTDHPSFAAVAGDGYVHQMPARYSHYLGDCEKAEFASMCNDKLIGVRSYEAITDSYLDPIFQPDIPSWQVEDPKRPQNGEDYNGHGSHTSSTAAGNELSDVDYVVASLGETGDGIPTGLKFSKISGVAPRANVIMYQVCYPGDGSFGDSYAGCKGSALLAAIDDAIADGVDVINYSIGTTFGTFPWDDPMELGFLAAREAGISVSASAGNSYMPQYASQARGAIDHFSPWLTSVAATTHGRVIAVEGKMLTNATGGDQPLSNLEGSGITEAYTGPVVEAKAYGSEYEMCNEPFPAGFFDADPEGNPYATAPIVVCKRGDIARVSKAVNVQAGGAGGFILWNPGYSDPTHNDPYVIPGINIDYGSYYGNSDNGYYGLQSWLAAGSGHTLTITASEVSTKEGTADYVADFSSRGPNLEAPDVMSPNLAAPGVNIYAAWADEMPFTTQGMPADYAAISGTSMAAPHVAGAMALLTQAHPDWTPAQIQSALMTTASLEGVTRARDGNPYDPVAAGFSDAGSGVINVSRANNAPLLLDESVDNYRAANPKNGGNIHTLNLPYFYHDSCAGTCTWMRTVTATQDGTWTVEATPNEMEGAQMLELEVSPKTFTLKAGESQAISLKAKILEVEAIGADSSQIQLTGSVKLTPSDSSKPMQHLPVGVRYKGDTLPNEVSGIIHRQQGHNLTPELHTKEVQSLNSRVYGLTKGERHDAELKRADVRLYSDGYTRQEIEDGGAKVIFFDVPEGTKRVVWEVLSAPKHAYTSIDLGMDVNGDEDIQWLDEAICFSQTDNGDFCAINNPMPGRYWAIAANWKWEYEDEKNLADPFELSLAVVGDADTGNLTVEGPATNDGMTPYQLKLNYNLPGAEEGDVYYGMVGLGSDEYNDTNLGDFAVKLMHMGSDTNISASQTAAKEGDILDFVVELAPNLLGGERAFTFNTQLSEGLVLMPDSISVGGIGNYSEGMTVEGNSIAIAAAQPSSSEMKRHYVFTTNLTDETCRVPYGEDGSFYDLPSQGSQPIGLSGRSNQTLLIPLSANGLPHVPLYGNPEVFGQDVLAISPFGYVQFDPMPDFWNYNLEFNDIFQGFPDTMVAPLWRGDVRMPQTMFNWNTGRYEHAVYAVITNKHYIFQWDGGEEWNSFLSGNDTPDPDAKFNIQTIVATDISFDEASPEIIFAYETLDTKNDQFGSVGLHGYWGERATFGPAGGWLNDGFAYKDVDEKISSGTVVCADYRGPEQSKVSLKFSARVSANAVGASNYVKVDTQYADSELVTVTHEVSSPSNISVAAIADMMMEENTTLEGITVTYNDVKGTANGIMVSGEHITATVDGNSFSITPDADWYGETLVTVTVHDMAYPSDAASTSFMLTVNSDGVEPTPPAPETPDQGGDSDSGGSLGFLALGLLGLIAGRRKLH